The following is a genomic window from Haloarcula sp. DT43.
ATCTCTTCAGAGACTTCGTTAAGTACTTAGAGTACATCGAATCAGTCCCATCGGGTCTGAGTGACAAAATCGGCATTCCGGAACTGGGCTGGGGTGAAGGAGTCAGAGATACCAACATTAGCATTGACCGTCTCGAAATGATTCTGGAGCATCTAAGACAATATCAGTATGCCTCTCGGGAACACGTCGTCTGGAAGTTCCATGCGCACACCGGACGTCGACCTGGTGGTCTCTACGCGATAGATTTGACTGACCTATATTTAGACAGTGATGAGCCCTATGTAGAACTCCGGCATCGGCCTGAAGAGACGGAACTGAAAAACGGCTACCGAGGAGAAGGTGAAATCTACCTTTCAGCCGACGCGGCTCAGATTTTCCTAGATTACATCAACCAAAACCGAATTGACGTAACGACGGAAAATGACCGAGAACCGTTTCTGACCTCACGCTACGGTCGTCTCTCTAAGTCAACAATGCGGACATATGTCTACAGATTCAGTCGTCCATGTATCATATCAGGACAATGTCCTCACGATCAAGATATAGAATCATGCCAGGCAGCACAGTCAGATGATGTGGCATCGAAGTGTCCTTCAAGCCGTTCACCCTACGCTCTACGACACGGATACATCACTTCAAAACGTAGTGAGGGGGTTCCAGATCGGTTCATCAGTGGCCGATGTGATGTCAGTCCAGATGTTCTCGAGAAGCACTACGATGAGAGGACTGAGTCAGAAAAACGGGAACTGCGAAAAGAAGTGTTCGACAAAAGCCAGGAAAGCTCGACTGGTGGCTACGCATGAACCGAATACTCTCCGATGTTCTCTCGCTTTGGCCCAATGCACTTAAAAAAGGTAAGATACGCCAAGTCTTGGGAGAGCGTATCTTAGGTCTTATATCAGGTCTGTCCCACAACTTAAAACGTCAGTTCTCCTCTCCGCTATTTATCGCACTGCTCCTTACCCTGACTGCAAGCAAATCACAGAGTAAACTGGATAGCTTTACTCAGTGTGAAACACAGGCGACCGAGTCGCCTCAGGAGTTGGTTCAGGAGAACTCTATGTCCGGG
Proteins encoded in this region:
- a CDS encoding tyrosine-type recombinase/integrase produces the protein MTDFPSRQGGALRETSEAGSSSLESIQPEEAVSKFLSYKEPEIRPQTLKEYKRKLDHFIDFCNSQSVENLNQLDGRVIQGFRRYRRLESTDQREPLSTKTMRDDMYLFRDFVKYLEYIESVPSGLSDKIGIPELGWGEGVRDTNISIDRLEMILEHLRQYQYASREHVVWKFHAHTGRRPGGLYAIDLTDLYLDSDEPYVELRHRPEETELKNGYRGEGEIYLSADAAQIFLDYINQNRIDVTTENDREPFLTSRYGRLSKSTMRTYVYRFSRPCIISGQCPHDQDIESCQAAQSDDVASKCPSSRSPYALRHGYITSKRSEGVPDRFISGRCDVSPDVLEKHYDERTESEKRELRKEVFDKSQESSTGGYA